One region of Myxococcus xanthus genomic DNA includes:
- a CDS encoding SLC13 family permease, producing MTSPALITLGILAVSLVLFVSDRVRLDIVALLALLSLLLFDIVPVDDALAGFSNPVVIMLVGLFVIGGAITETGLAGWLGQRLGHLAGEGEGRTIAVVMLATAALSAFMSSTGTVAILMPVVGTLALRRGIAPARIYLPFAFAAHLGSMLTLISTPPNLIVSGALRDAGHEPFRFFTFFPIGVVMLAVGMLFLIFAGKYLLPSAAQGQVAAQAVLSPEDFATEYGLGTLLHALRVPRGSKLVGRTLGEANLRSAHGVNVVGISLMGAAHPVVPHRPFGADEVLVVQGHEDAVVATVEHWGLERLPSLQSLSLPPEESLAEVVIPRRSALVGRTLRQARFRDQFRATVLAIRRGADAVVDASSPALKDFTLRRGDTLLVKGRKKHLRNLSEARKDLVLLAEPDPRTDRLADPRRATLTVIITLAMLTVMALGLLPNVVAVLLAAVAMVLTGCVRSADVYRTVNWESVVLIAGMFPLATALERTGVTQLAVAGLERLFTGASPHAVLAVLAIVTSTLGLFISNTATAVLVAPVALRIAESMELRPEPLLMAVAITASAAFATPIASPVNTLVMSPGGYRFADYARVGIPLQVLIVALAVLVVPWVLPF from the coding sequence GTGACCTCTCCCGCGCTCATCACCCTTGGCATCCTCGCCGTCTCCCTGGTGCTCTTCGTGAGCGACCGGGTGCGGCTGGACATTGTGGCGTTGCTCGCGCTGCTGTCGCTCCTCCTCTTCGACATCGTTCCTGTGGATGATGCGCTCGCGGGTTTCAGCAACCCGGTGGTCATCATGCTGGTGGGGCTCTTCGTGATTGGCGGCGCCATCACGGAGACAGGACTGGCCGGGTGGCTGGGGCAGCGGCTGGGGCACCTCGCTGGGGAAGGGGAGGGGCGCACCATCGCCGTGGTGATGCTGGCCACCGCCGCGCTGTCTGCCTTCATGAGCTCCACGGGGACCGTGGCCATCCTGATGCCGGTGGTGGGAACGCTCGCCCTTCGCCGCGGAATCGCGCCTGCCCGCATCTACCTGCCCTTCGCGTTCGCCGCCCACCTGGGCAGCATGCTGACGCTCATCAGCACCCCGCCCAACCTCATCGTGAGTGGGGCGCTCCGGGACGCGGGCCATGAGCCGTTCCGCTTCTTCACCTTCTTTCCCATCGGCGTGGTGATGCTCGCCGTGGGCATGCTGTTCCTCATCTTCGCTGGCAAATACCTGCTGCCCTCGGCGGCGCAGGGGCAGGTCGCGGCGCAGGCCGTGCTGTCGCCCGAGGACTTCGCCACGGAGTACGGCCTGGGAACGTTGCTTCATGCCCTCCGCGTTCCCCGTGGCTCGAAGCTCGTGGGCCGGACGCTCGGCGAGGCCAACCTGCGCTCCGCGCACGGAGTGAACGTGGTGGGCATCTCATTGATGGGCGCCGCGCATCCGGTGGTTCCGCACCGTCCCTTCGGAGCGGACGAGGTCCTGGTCGTCCAGGGCCATGAGGATGCCGTCGTCGCGACGGTGGAGCACTGGGGGTTGGAGCGGCTCCCGTCCTTGCAGTCGCTGTCGCTGCCACCCGAGGAGTCGCTCGCGGAGGTGGTGATTCCCCGCCGCTCGGCGCTGGTGGGCCGGACGCTCCGGCAGGCGCGCTTTCGTGACCAGTTCCGGGCCACGGTGCTCGCGATTCGCCGGGGCGCGGACGCCGTGGTGGATGCCTCGTCCCCCGCACTCAAGGACTTCACGCTGCGGCGCGGGGACACCCTGCTCGTGAAGGGCCGCAAGAAGCACCTGCGCAACCTGTCCGAGGCCCGAAAGGACCTCGTGCTGCTCGCCGAGCCCGACCCGCGCACCGACCGCCTCGCGGATCCTCGGCGGGCGACGCTCACCGTCATCATCACCCTGGCGATGCTGACCGTGATGGCCTTGGGCCTGCTGCCCAACGTGGTCGCGGTGCTGCTCGCGGCGGTGGCCATGGTGCTCACGGGTTGCGTGCGCTCCGCGGACGTCTACCGCACGGTCAATTGGGAGAGTGTCGTGCTCATCGCCGGAATGTTCCCGCTGGCCACCGCGCTGGAGCGGACCGGCGTGACGCAACTGGCGGTGGCGGGCCTGGAGCGGCTCTTCACTGGCGCCAGCCCCCACGCCGTATTGGCGGTGCTCGCCATCGTGACGTCCACCCTGGGCCTGTTCATCTCCAACACCGCCACCGCCGTCCTCGTGGCCCCGGTGGCCCTCCGCATCGCGGAGTCCATGGAACTCCGGCCCGAGCCGCTGTTGATGGCGGTGGCCATTACCGCGTCGGCGGCGTTCGCCACGCCCATCGCGTCGCCCGTGAACACGCTGGTCATGAGCCCTGGGGGCTACCGGTTCGCCGACTATGCCCGGGTGGGCATCCCGCTCCAGGTGCTCATCGTCGCGCTGGCGGTGCTGGTGGTGCCGTGGGTGCTTCCTTTTTGA
- a CDS encoding PD40 domain-containing protein: MMRMRQGRLWTAGLMASLVMAGTGCKQGENGGSEAPGVRRAKAAAAAEKPPPPGAPGAGQGTLLASGRVTDLRVTSDGRFATYLVNGQKPRLDGIPPQMVLGELYAVPVEGGEPRKLGEGVTNVPGGQLVAPGSKYVLFLTGYNPATQSGALNVASLDDAKAAPVVLGTAVSYMLPSPDGTKLAYVDGGKLKLGTLPSGPFTDVAAEVSTAQFTPDGKTLLFKRRLSAAGGMAAISVEKPDAPPMKVGDQVGDYEVSPDGQRVAFQVRSESVRGLYDLYLAELPELKAKRLAVASGVFAFSPDGKWLARTENGKPNVPGDLYLGPAAGGAGRKLGVQVEKLAFSPDSQAVGFLEKYDSTANAGLMSVAALPDGTTKQVGGRVPNFVWGSDGRYVAFLSRILKPAYSVDLMLYTLGEERAAKVQQGVFGYGFTPGNGQVVFRSNCIRNGRSCDFMAMDLPRQADPRTWLQGIFSYKLSDDGQRVLVTYARMDSDTYDVAVYDVKTQARKTLDQGIQVPVSFGGKNDSLAVYAITQGPKAGIYSVPATP; encoded by the coding sequence ATGATGCGGATGCGGCAGGGGCGGCTGTGGACCGCGGGCCTGATGGCCTCGCTGGTGATGGCGGGCACGGGCTGCAAGCAGGGCGAAAATGGCGGCTCGGAGGCCCCGGGCGTGCGGCGCGCCAAGGCCGCCGCGGCGGCGGAGAAGCCACCTCCGCCCGGTGCCCCCGGCGCGGGGCAGGGCACGCTCCTGGCCTCGGGCCGCGTGACGGACCTGCGGGTGACGTCGGACGGCCGCTTCGCCACGTACCTCGTCAACGGGCAGAAGCCCCGGCTGGACGGCATTCCGCCGCAGATGGTGCTGGGCGAGCTGTACGCGGTGCCCGTGGAGGGCGGCGAGCCGCGCAAGCTGGGCGAGGGCGTGACGAACGTCCCCGGCGGACAGTTGGTGGCGCCGGGCTCGAAGTACGTCCTCTTCCTCACTGGCTACAACCCGGCGACGCAGTCGGGCGCGCTGAACGTGGCGTCGCTGGATGACGCGAAGGCGGCGCCTGTCGTGCTGGGCACGGCGGTCAGCTACATGCTGCCCAGCCCGGACGGGACGAAGCTGGCCTACGTGGATGGCGGCAAGCTGAAGCTGGGCACGCTGCCGTCAGGACCCTTCACGGACGTGGCGGCGGAGGTCAGCACCGCCCAGTTCACGCCGGACGGCAAGACGCTGCTCTTCAAGCGCCGGCTGTCCGCGGCGGGGGGCATGGCGGCCATCTCCGTGGAGAAGCCAGACGCGCCGCCCATGAAGGTGGGGGACCAGGTGGGGGACTACGAAGTCTCCCCGGATGGTCAGCGCGTGGCCTTCCAGGTGCGCAGCGAGTCGGTGCGGGGGCTGTATGACTTGTACTTGGCGGAGCTGCCCGAACTGAAGGCGAAGCGGTTGGCGGTGGCCTCGGGTGTGTTTGCCTTTTCGCCCGATGGCAAGTGGCTGGCGCGCACGGAGAACGGCAAGCCGAACGTGCCAGGGGACTTGTACCTGGGCCCGGCGGCGGGGGGCGCGGGGCGCAAGCTGGGCGTGCAGGTGGAGAAGCTGGCCTTCTCGCCGGACTCGCAGGCGGTGGGCTTCCTGGAGAAGTATGACTCGACTGCGAACGCGGGGCTGATGTCGGTGGCCGCGCTGCCGGACGGCACGACGAAGCAGGTGGGCGGCCGCGTGCCCAACTTCGTCTGGGGCTCGGACGGGCGCTATGTGGCGTTCCTCTCGCGCATCCTCAAGCCCGCGTATTCGGTGGACCTGATGCTGTACACCCTGGGGGAGGAGCGGGCGGCGAAGGTGCAGCAGGGCGTCTTTGGCTATGGCTTCACGCCGGGCAACGGGCAGGTGGTGTTCCGCTCCAACTGCATCCGCAATGGACGCTCGTGTGACTTCATGGCCATGGACCTGCCCCGGCAGGCGGACCCTCGCACGTGGCTGCAAGGCATCTTCAGCTACAAGCTGTCCGATGATGGCCAGCGGGTGCTCGTCACGTATGCCCGCATGGACTCGGACACCTACGATGTGGCGGTGTACGACGTGAAGACCCAGGCGCGGAAGACGCTGGATCAGGGCATCCAGGTGCCGGTGTCCTTCGGGGGCAAGAATGACTCGCTGGCCGTGTACGCGATTACGCAGGGCCCGAAGGCCGGCATCTACAGCGTCCCCGCGACGCCGTAG
- a CDS encoding tyrosine recombinase XerC, whose amino-acid sequence MTSLSPLLEKFRAHLEDEKGSSPHTVRNYLIDLVDFERYLVERMKLSLLSGTHAAIRGYLGTLSTDHAPASRARRLASIKSFYKYLVRQKLLPASPAKLVKSPKLPKTLPKVLPVEEVFAILDMPDVKTVLGLRDRAILELLYGGGLRISELCGLDLLDIDRSGRIVRVMGKGSKERLVPVNAQSIRALEAYLARRGELLATIRKDQAPEAMFLNFRGGRLTPRSIARHLDTYVLKCALTRKVSPHAMRHSFATHLLGGGADIRSIQELLGHSSLSTTQRYTQVTWEQLQQVYDSAHPRA is encoded by the coding sequence ATGACGAGCCTGTCGCCGCTGCTGGAGAAGTTCCGCGCCCACCTGGAGGACGAGAAGGGCTCGTCCCCGCACACGGTGCGCAACTACCTCATCGACCTGGTGGACTTCGAGCGCTACCTGGTGGAGCGAATGAAGCTGTCGCTCCTGTCGGGGACGCACGCGGCGATTCGTGGCTACCTGGGCACGTTGAGCACGGACCACGCCCCGGCGAGCCGGGCGCGGCGGCTGGCGAGCATCAAGTCGTTCTACAAGTACCTCGTTCGGCAGAAGCTGTTGCCCGCGAGCCCCGCGAAGCTGGTGAAGAGCCCGAAGCTGCCGAAGACGCTGCCCAAGGTGCTGCCGGTGGAGGAGGTTTTCGCCATCCTGGACATGCCCGACGTGAAGACGGTGCTCGGGCTGCGGGACAGGGCGATTCTGGAGCTGCTCTACGGCGGCGGCCTGCGTATCAGTGAGTTGTGCGGGTTGGACCTGCTGGACATCGACCGCAGCGGGCGAATCGTCAGGGTGATGGGCAAGGGGAGCAAGGAGCGGCTCGTGCCCGTGAACGCGCAGTCCATCCGAGCGTTGGAGGCGTACCTCGCACGGCGGGGGGAGCTGCTGGCCACGATTCGGAAGGACCAGGCGCCAGAGGCGATGTTCCTCAACTTCCGGGGAGGACGCCTGACGCCGAGGAGCATCGCGCGGCACCTGGATACATACGTGCTGAAGTGCGCGCTGACGCGGAAGGTGAGCCCGCATGCCATGCGTCACTCCTTCGCCACGCACCTGCTGGGCGGGGGCGCGGACATCCGCAGCATCCAGGAGCTGCTGGGCCATTCAAGCTTGTCCACCACGCAGCGGTATACCCAGGTGACGTGGGAGCAGCTCCAGCAGGTCTACGACTCCGCGCATCCGCGGGCGTGA
- the hslU gene encoding ATP-dependent protease ATPase subunit HslU, giving the protein MAESRKLSAFTPREVVSELDRYIVGQNAAKRAVAIALRNRWRRQQVDDDLRDEIHPKNIIMIGPTGVGKTEIARRLAKLAQAPFVKVEASKFTEVGYVGRDVESMIRDLVEAAIALVREEETEKVGPRAEELAEDRLIELMQGGGVKSSSATPPFGFAPPPPPPVQRVSDSAREKFRAQLRAGTLDDVEVEVETAESSPTFMRGFSGQGMEEIGVNLQDLFKNVPGMNKTRRRRVRVPEALQLLRKEEAAKLVDPDRVQREAVARAEMNGIIFIDEIDKIASREGGKGGGGPDVSREGVQRDILPIVEGSTINTKYGVVKTDHMLFIAAGAFHVSKPSDLIPELQGRFPIRVELEPLTGEDLVRILREPKNSLLRQYTALLSTEGVRLSFTDDAVTELARIAQQANESTANIGARRLHTILERLLDEVSFSASEMGPRDFQVDAAYVRERLAAIVQDEDLSRYIL; this is encoded by the coding sequence GTGGCCGAATCGCGCAAGTTGTCCGCCTTCACGCCTCGCGAGGTCGTCAGCGAGCTGGACCGCTACATCGTCGGGCAGAACGCCGCCAAGCGCGCCGTCGCCATTGCCCTGCGCAACCGGTGGCGCCGCCAGCAGGTCGATGACGATCTGCGCGACGAAATCCACCCGAAGAACATCATCATGATTGGCCCCACCGGCGTGGGGAAGACGGAGATTGCCCGCCGCCTGGCGAAGCTCGCCCAGGCGCCCTTCGTCAAGGTGGAGGCCTCCAAGTTCACCGAGGTCGGCTACGTCGGCCGTGACGTCGAGTCGATGATTCGCGACCTCGTCGAGGCCGCCATCGCGCTGGTCCGCGAGGAGGAGACCGAGAAGGTCGGCCCCCGCGCCGAGGAACTGGCCGAGGACCGCTTGATCGAGCTGATGCAGGGCGGCGGCGTGAAGTCGTCGTCCGCGACGCCGCCGTTCGGCTTCGCCCCACCGCCACCCCCACCGGTCCAGCGTGTCAGCGACAGCGCGCGCGAGAAGTTCCGCGCCCAGCTCCGCGCCGGCACCCTGGATGACGTGGAGGTGGAGGTGGAGACCGCGGAGTCGTCGCCCACCTTCATGCGGGGCTTCTCCGGCCAGGGCATGGAGGAGATTGGCGTCAACCTCCAGGACCTCTTCAAGAACGTGCCGGGCATGAACAAGACGCGCCGCCGTCGCGTGCGCGTGCCCGAGGCGCTTCAGCTCCTGCGCAAGGAAGAGGCCGCCAAGCTGGTGGACCCCGACCGCGTCCAGCGCGAGGCCGTGGCCCGCGCCGAGATGAACGGCATCATCTTCATCGACGAAATCGACAAGATTGCCAGCCGTGAGGGCGGCAAGGGCGGGGGCGGCCCGGACGTGTCCCGGGAGGGCGTCCAGCGGGACATCCTCCCCATCGTCGAGGGCTCCACCATCAACACCAAGTATGGCGTGGTGAAGACGGACCACATGCTCTTCATCGCCGCTGGCGCCTTCCACGTCTCCAAGCCCAGCGACCTCATCCCGGAATTGCAGGGCCGCTTCCCCATCCGCGTGGAGCTGGAGCCCCTGACGGGCGAGGACCTGGTCCGAATCCTCCGGGAGCCGAAGAATTCGCTCTTGCGACAGTACACGGCCCTGCTCAGCACCGAAGGTGTGCGTCTGTCCTTCACCGACGACGCGGTGACGGAGCTGGCGCGCATCGCCCAGCAGGCCAACGAGAGCACGGCGAACATCGGCGCCCGGCGGCTGCACACCATCCTGGAGCGACTGCTGGACGAGGTGTCTTTCTCCGCCAGTGAGATGGGCCCCCGGGATTTCCAGGTGGACGCCGCCTACGTGCGCGAGCGCCTGGCCGCCATCGTCCAGGACGAGGACCTGTCGCGCTACATCCTGTAG
- a CDS encoding kinesin, whose translation MASLIYRRYGGSLQVDIPSFDVLVEAIRIPETQWIATACPLEGLSCDPRLLTLMDADGNGRIRVAEVRTAVDWAAKQLKDRRGADASSDVLELNALSEEARPLRGAAEMILRTLKATDAGRISLAQVRESEKALRETGQNGDGIVAPEHLSEHLRPLAQELMASFPALTNRAGKAGVDAALVARFREERAKLREHREKQGAAFVWGDISLETAKRVRDVAPLLDAYFVQCRLVAAQPEAAASLRLRAERVEGALGDMAALGKAAGDLPIAPPDASGVLEWSRLLRGPAYEVLEAFRTDVATPMTGDSQRLSDSAWRGLAAKADGVLAWQAQLEANPVRTLMDTLPSVSDADLDALEAASAADLALKPTLDAVNELERLVLYQRWLLLFANNFISMPNLYMPKRLALVEKGTLILGGRKYTLSVLVTNRAAHSALTALGTTCILYVQVAPKDGTPGYEVAVPVTSGRSTELAVGKRGVFYDVDGVESDAIVTQVVRQPVSLWESMTMPFARIGEFITSKVEGLASAGEKTFDSTLEKGYTNATNAPPVAPSPAAGAAPAAAAAAPPGGGLAGIVAAGGLAAAALGSSFAFIMTQVKSLTLVDLISAATLIAIVVMAPAGLLGWLKLRRRNLALLLEGSGWALNDRLMLTPELSSLVTRRPKLPSNARVDRLDMVRSALVRQQEDDEAEGASGWTKLAITLAVVFVLLWQVRIPLLTWFCHAGWLSQDTCLALLPSQAEPAPAAAAPAAAPAKAP comes from the coding sequence ATGGCTTCGCTCATCTATCGCCGCTACGGCGGCTCGCTCCAGGTCGACATTCCCTCCTTCGATGTGCTGGTGGAGGCGATCCGCATCCCCGAAACGCAGTGGATTGCCACGGCGTGCCCGTTGGAGGGCTTGAGCTGTGATCCACGCCTGCTGACGTTGATGGACGCGGACGGCAACGGCCGCATCCGCGTGGCGGAGGTGCGCACGGCGGTGGACTGGGCCGCCAAACAGCTCAAGGACCGGCGCGGCGCGGATGCTTCCAGTGACGTGCTGGAGTTGAACGCGCTCAGCGAGGAGGCGCGGCCCCTGCGCGGCGCGGCGGAGATGATTCTCCGGACGCTGAAGGCGACGGACGCCGGGCGCATCTCCCTGGCGCAGGTTCGCGAGAGCGAGAAGGCCCTGCGCGAGACCGGGCAGAACGGCGATGGCATCGTCGCTCCTGAGCACCTGTCCGAGCACCTGCGGCCCCTGGCCCAGGAGCTGATGGCCAGCTTTCCCGCGCTGACGAATCGGGCAGGCAAGGCGGGCGTGGACGCGGCGCTGGTGGCACGCTTCCGCGAGGAGCGCGCGAAGCTGCGGGAGCACCGGGAGAAGCAGGGCGCGGCGTTCGTCTGGGGCGACATCAGCCTGGAGACAGCCAAGCGCGTGCGCGACGTGGCGCCGTTGCTGGATGCGTACTTCGTGCAGTGCCGGCTGGTGGCCGCGCAGCCCGAAGCGGCGGCGAGCCTGCGCCTGCGCGCGGAGCGGGTGGAGGGTGCACTGGGCGACATGGCGGCGCTGGGGAAGGCGGCGGGTGACCTGCCCATCGCGCCGCCGGATGCGTCGGGTGTGCTGGAGTGGTCCCGTCTCCTGCGCGGGCCCGCGTACGAGGTGCTGGAGGCGTTCCGCACGGACGTCGCCACGCCGATGACGGGGGATTCGCAGCGGCTGTCGGACTCGGCGTGGCGGGGGCTGGCGGCGAAGGCGGATGGCGTGCTGGCGTGGCAGGCGCAGCTCGAGGCGAACCCGGTGCGCACGCTGATGGACACGCTGCCGTCGGTTTCGGACGCGGACCTGGATGCCCTGGAAGCGGCGAGCGCGGCGGACCTCGCGCTCAAGCCCACGCTGGATGCCGTCAACGAGCTGGAGCGGTTGGTCCTCTACCAGCGCTGGCTGCTGCTGTTCGCGAACAACTTCATCAGCATGCCCAACCTCTACATGCCCAAGCGGTTGGCGCTGGTGGAGAAGGGGACGCTCATCCTGGGCGGGCGCAAGTACACGCTGTCGGTGCTGGTGACGAACCGGGCCGCGCACTCCGCGCTCACCGCGCTGGGGACCACCTGCATCCTCTACGTCCAGGTGGCGCCGAAGGACGGGACGCCCGGGTATGAAGTGGCGGTGCCGGTGACGAGCGGCCGGAGCACGGAGCTCGCGGTGGGCAAGCGGGGCGTCTTCTACGACGTGGACGGCGTGGAGAGCGACGCCATCGTGACGCAGGTGGTTCGTCAGCCCGTGTCGCTGTGGGAGTCGATGACCATGCCCTTCGCGCGCATCGGCGAATTCATCACCAGTAAGGTGGAGGGCCTGGCGTCGGCGGGCGAGAAGACGTTCGATTCGACGCTGGAGAAGGGCTACACGAACGCGACGAATGCGCCGCCGGTGGCGCCTTCTCCGGCGGCGGGCGCGGCTCCCGCTGCAGCAGCCGCAGCACCTCCAGGCGGCGGGCTCGCGGGCATCGTGGCGGCGGGCGGCCTGGCGGCTGCGGCGCTGGGCTCGTCCTTCGCGTTCATCATGACGCAGGTGAAGTCGCTGACGCTGGTGGACCTCATCTCCGCGGCGACGCTGATTGCCATTGTCGTCATGGCCCCGGCAGGACTTCTGGGCTGGCTGAAGCTGCGCCGGCGCAACCTGGCGCTGCTGTTGGAAGGCTCGGGCTGGGCGCTGAATGACCGGCTGATGCTGACACCGGAGCTGTCCTCGCTGGTGACGCGCCGTCCGAAGCTGCCCTCGAACGCCCGGGTGGACCGCTTGGACATGGTGCGCTCGGCGCTGGTCCGGCAGCAGGAGGACGACGAGGCGGAGGGCGCGTCCGGGTGGACGAAGCTGGCCATCACGCTGGCGGTGGTTTTCGTGTTGCTCTGGCAGGTCCGGATTCCGCTGTTGACCTGGTTCTGCCACGCGGGCTGGTTGTCTCAGGACACCTGCCTGGCGCTGTTGCCGTCCCAGGCGGAACCGGCTCCGGCGGCGGCAGCGCCTGCCGCGGCTCCGGCCAAGGCGCCGTAG
- a CDS encoding acetylornithine transaminase → MTALSQSEPSLSASSDSSTDALVQKAKRHLLQNYKQPPFVLARGQGARVWDMDGREYLDLIGGIATCALGHCHPEVVAAAKAQLDSLWHVSNVFYSQPQIDLAAQLTEWSGLSRAFFCNSGAEANEALLKLTRKVMKDRGTPERFEVISFDSSFHGRTLATVTATGQAKYQKGFEPLPAGFTHVPYGDLEAVRKAVGPATAAILVEPIQGEGGVRMAPLGFLVGLRALCDEHGLLLLVDEVQTGMGRTGKPFGFMHEGIVPDGISVAKALGNGLPIGAMLCKEELGASLTPGTHGSTFGGNPVAAAAANAVVRILRRPGFLDEVQEKGAYLLARARELQGRLPAGRIQAVRGQGLLVGVELDREVAPVIAQLRGEGLLVNAAGDRTLRFAPPFIVTVRELDEGLSILERVLAAN, encoded by the coding sequence ATGACTGCCTTGTCGCAATCCGAGCCGTCCCTCTCCGCATCGTCCGACTCCTCCACCGACGCCCTGGTCCAGAAGGCGAAGCGCCACCTGCTGCAGAACTACAAGCAGCCGCCCTTCGTCCTGGCTCGGGGCCAGGGGGCTCGTGTCTGGGACATGGATGGCCGCGAGTACCTGGACCTGATTGGCGGCATCGCCACGTGCGCGCTGGGACACTGCCACCCGGAAGTCGTGGCTGCCGCGAAGGCGCAACTGGATTCACTGTGGCACGTCTCCAACGTGTTCTATTCGCAGCCCCAGATTGACCTGGCCGCGCAGCTCACCGAGTGGTCCGGCCTGTCACGCGCGTTCTTCTGCAACTCGGGCGCGGAGGCGAACGAGGCGCTGCTCAAGCTGACGCGCAAGGTGATGAAGGACCGCGGCACGCCGGAGCGCTTCGAGGTCATCTCCTTCGACAGCAGCTTCCACGGCCGCACCCTGGCCACCGTCACCGCCACCGGCCAGGCGAAGTACCAGAAGGGCTTCGAGCCGCTGCCCGCCGGCTTCACCCACGTGCCCTACGGCGACCTCGAAGCGGTGCGCAAGGCCGTGGGCCCGGCGACCGCCGCCATCCTCGTGGAGCCCATCCAAGGGGAGGGCGGGGTGCGCATGGCGCCCCTGGGTTTCCTCGTCGGTCTGCGCGCGCTGTGTGACGAGCACGGGCTGCTGCTGCTGGTGGACGAAGTCCAGACGGGCATGGGCCGCACTGGCAAGCCGTTCGGCTTCATGCACGAGGGCATCGTCCCGGACGGCATCAGTGTGGCGAAGGCGCTGGGCAACGGCCTGCCGATTGGCGCCATGCTCTGCAAGGAAGAGCTGGGCGCCAGCCTCACGCCGGGCACGCACGGCTCCACCTTTGGTGGCAACCCGGTGGCTGCGGCCGCCGCCAATGCCGTGGTGCGCATCCTCCGCCGTCCCGGTTTCCTGGACGAGGTCCAGGAGAAGGGCGCCTATCTGCTCGCCCGGGCGCGTGAACTCCAGGGCCGGCTGCCTGCGGGTCGCATCCAGGCCGTGCGCGGCCAGGGGCTGCTGGTGGGCGTGGAGTTGGATCGCGAGGTGGCGCCCGTCATCGCCCAACTGCGCGGAGAGGGGCTGCTGGTGAATGCCGCCGGCGACCGCACGCTGCGCTTCGCGCCGCCCTTCATCGTCACCGTGCGTGAGTTGGATGAAGGTCTGTCCATTCTTGAGCGCGTGCTCGCCGCCAACTGA
- the hslV gene encoding ATP-dependent protease subunit HslV, whose protein sequence is MFHGTTILCVRRDGKVAIASDGQVSLEKTVMKNTAKKVRRLGEGQVLAGFAGSTADAFTLFERFEAKLKEHQKNMARACVELGKDWRTDRFLRRLEALLIVADKEKTFILSGAGDVIEPDYGIAAVGSGGPYAFAAARALMAHTQMSARDVVHQSLTIAGEIDIYTNANISIEEL, encoded by the coding sequence ATGTTCCACGGCACCACCATCCTCTGCGTGCGGCGTGACGGGAAGGTCGCCATCGCCAGCGACGGCCAGGTCTCCCTCGAAAAGACCGTGATGAAGAACACGGCGAAGAAGGTCCGCCGGCTGGGCGAAGGCCAGGTGCTCGCCGGCTTCGCTGGCAGCACCGCGGACGCTTTCACGCTCTTCGAGCGCTTCGAGGCCAAGCTCAAGGAGCATCAGAAGAACATGGCCCGCGCCTGCGTGGAGCTGGGCAAGGACTGGCGCACCGACCGCTTCCTCCGCCGGCTGGAAGCGCTCCTCATCGTCGCCGACAAGGAGAAGACGTTCATCCTCTCCGGCGCGGGTGACGTGATTGAACCCGACTACGGCATCGCCGCCGTGGGAAGTGGTGGCCCCTACGCGTTCGCCGCCGCGCGCGCCCTCATGGCGCACACGCAGATGTCTGCTCGCGACGTGGTGCACCAGTCGCTCACCATCGCGGGTGAAATCGACATCTACACCAACGCCAACATCTCCATCGAAGAGCTCTAG